In a genomic window of Sediminispirochaeta bajacaliforniensis DSM 16054:
- a CDS encoding ABC transporter permease yields the protein MIHFINDASVRREASTPRCGKSDLANARNDSSIIIAEQEEAKGYEVTPQFFAARTLEAMLGSLFFDKACEEGAQVIVLGKNLAEELTRQSRNGAPPSLLIGKKLLTYEGYLTVIGILKEAGNRYDEIFFLPWQDKKVLPPPQLRFAVASPHQIEEACAQLSAWFSSRSATEGIVCFDPRHAVEQLVKRNRGINLLILFLSFSGLFMSAVNVGNIFMGRGMRMREKLGILMALGVSQKEVLRLLSAETLVITLSGASLVSPFPSIFRDRCCKR from the coding sequence ATGATACATTTTATCAATGATGCTTCGGTAAGGCGGGAGGCATCAACACCAAGGTGCGGGAAAAGTGATTTGGCTAATGCAAGAAACGATAGTTCCATCATTATTGCGGAACAGGAAGAGGCGAAGGGCTATGAAGTAACCCCGCAGTTCTTTGCCGCGCGAACATTGGAAGCTATGTTGGGCTCTCTTTTTTTCGATAAAGCGTGTGAAGAGGGGGCACAGGTAATCGTTTTGGGAAAAAACTTAGCCGAAGAGCTCACCCGGCAATCCAGAAACGGGGCCCCACCCTCCCTTCTCATTGGTAAGAAACTATTAACATACGAAGGCTACCTGACGGTCATAGGTATTCTGAAAGAGGCGGGAAACCGATATGACGAAATTTTCTTTCTCCCTTGGCAGGATAAAAAGGTACTTCCCCCCCCTCAACTACGATTTGCCGTGGCTTCACCACATCAGATCGAGGAGGCTTGCGCACAGCTTTCCGCTTGGTTCTCTTCACGATCGGCGACAGAAGGTATCGTTTGTTTTGATCCAAGGCATGCAGTAGAGCAGCTTGTCAAACGCAACAGGGGCATCAACCTGCTTATATTATTTCTTTCGTTTTCGGGGCTTTTTATGTCGGCGGTCAATGTCGGTAATATTTTCATGGGCAGGGGAATGAGGATGAGAGAAAAGCTTGGTATTCTCATGGCCCTGGGAGTATCTCAGAAGGAGGTTCTGCGCCTGTTGAGTGCCGAAACCCTTGTCATCACACTATCGGGAGCCTCCTTAGTCTCACCTTTTCCGTCCATCTTTCGCGATCGATGCTGCAAGCGATAG
- a CDS encoding ABC transporter ATP-binding protein — protein MENVMLPMEYAGLSKPQRKERAGELLVEVGLENKMNHRPTMLSKGEQQRVAIARALSIGPDVILADEPTGNLSTDAGKEIIQLLETFHRRGVTIVMVTHNPSQAARAERIIQIRDGRLHSDTRQGGSR, from the coding sequence ATGGAAAATGTAATGCTTCCCATGGAATATGCAGGCCTTTCAAAGCCACAGCGCAAGGAGAGGGCCGGCGAATTACTGGTTGAGGTAGGTCTCGAGAACAAAATGAATCATAGACCGACCATGCTCAGCAAAGGAGAGCAACAGAGGGTCGCCATTGCCCGGGCACTATCGATCGGTCCCGACGTGATCCTCGCCGACGAACCCACCGGAAACCTGTCTACCGATGCTGGTAAAGAGATTATTCAGCTTCTTGAAACCTTTCACCGGCGGGGAGTCACCATCGTAATGGTGACACACAATCCTTCCCAGGCCGCACGAGCGGAAAGGATAATCCAGATCAGAGACGGCAGGCTGCATAGTGACACACGGCAAGGCGGAAGCCGCTGA